In the genome of Hydra vulgaris chromosome 06, alternate assembly HydraT2T_AEP, the window tagtttagaTAGGTCACgctctaactttcttttttctttttcatccattttttggcgcttgattttttgtcttttgCAAATCTCATCTCCTACTTTGCATCGATAGAGTCGAtttgtaaatctgtttttacGTGCAACATTAATTGaccatttaacaatcttttctctTAAACTTAAATCTAGAGTGTCTAGATAGTCGACAGTCCTATTCTTTTTTGATCTAAGAACTGTATTTGATAAAGAACTGTATTTGATAACTAATAGTAAATGACTAAATACTAAATTAATTCATGTAATAGGGATATAACTGACTGATCCTCTGTAAAGCAAGTTCatctaaacaaattaaattaactttatttttacaaagtaatataaaaatttgcatataGTAAgtcatttgtatatatatatatatatatatatatatatatatatatatatatatatatatatatatatatatatatatatatatatatatatatatatatagatatatagatatatatatatatatatatatatgtaaatgtactCTTCCTGATGATCCAGCAATGGTGAAACTTCAAGTCGAAGATAAaagttagataagtgttttttactaatttatatatatatatatatatatatatatatatatatatatatatatatatatatatatatatatatatatatatatatatataataaatataactaccgagctattgaaaaaagaaagtaaCTAACTGATGTTGTTGGCTGACTCCATTTCACAACTTAGAGCATCTAAAACAGCgaaagaaatatttaagttatacatAAAGGTTTAGATAGTGgccaaataataatttaaaattaatttaataaatttatgtaaaaataacttatttattagttataaattataatctaaaggctttccttgttaaataaagacAACGTTCAAACTTCAAATTAGATATGATTCATAACTAATTTGATtcatatataaactatattatgAATATGATACAAAATACTATGTGAAACCTTTATTTTCTTTCTCcattttgtttctaaataaaatataaaatttaagtcttattttattatttactaaaaatccttttaataaaacaattttgtttaaatttacatatttttaaatcatattttcacTATAAAGTATCTAGGTTTATAATATCAATTTatgaaataagttaaatattgctaataatattattaatatgaatgttatatataaaaaaaatatatatatacaaataatcaACGGACCCCTCTGTCTCCCGCGCTAACAACAGGGAAAATGTAAATTAGGTAACAAAAGTGCAGCAAGAAATAGGGTGACTgctacataatatttttcaacgaaatttggcaggtgcatagataattgaataacttaaaaataaaaattgaatagatAAAATATAGACTATATCCTGGACATTAATTTCACCACAGAAGTACAACTAAAACTTTGACATCAATAAACTCGGTAATATATCAATTGAGtataattaaaaccaaattaATAATAAGCTTCAACTAttcttctttctaaaaatactcTATGTTGATAACGaatactaaaaagttatttcagAAAGCCTTCCTCAAGCACGCTAACTTTGAAGAGACTGCGAAAATCGTGGCacaaaattttagcacaaaattcggttccgtaaaacgcaATTGTCACGTACCTAACtttatgcaagcaaaatgactAATGTTAACAAAGTTTACCCACCGtgagatataaatattaattgcttacatataaatgcaaaaaatggcCTTATTCTTATGTATCtacctcattttttaatcattgatattttttgactttgatttaatattgtatgcttgtaataataacaataacatcataatatacaaaatattatgtataagttatatattatttatatataagtcatttatatataattatatattattttaaataataccattaatatattatatgtaatatattatatataaaataattattatatataaaataattgttatatataaaataatgtatataattatatattaatttttatataagttattattattaataataacttatacttacaatacTTATGCTtgtaaatacttataatacttaacttatgtttataatactgataaaaattttattgatataaacttttgcattcaaactataattataaaactttaatttaacttgataactttaacataaataatgataactaaaaaaagttattataatataataactttttttagtctATGatctatataatttatatagatCATGATTTAATCATGatctatataatttatatagatCATGATTTAATCATGatctatataatttatatagatCATGaccatatgcttatttattataactgaGTTATAGTAAgttgaacacttttttttttccataacttaatttcaaaatgttgggataaaagtattaaattccAGGTCATAGgtcttatatgatatgtatcttatgtatatcttgtattttgcagcatgttTAAGAATATTTCTGATTGGTGCACTCTGGCTTTTAACAATATTTGCATACtgatatgagtaaaagtgacttcaataactagaatttatttttgataaatattagtaatgacaggttagtaaatataattataataataatggtaataaattttgtttattaaaattagtgaaAGACTTATGTATGATAGAATTGCATGAACTTTGGTGGACAAATGTTATTGAGTAAATATTACCTTTGTTTATTACCATGATTAGAgtaatgaaagaaaatattatttttatctaaagaatattcaatattttcttaagtattaaatattattataaaatacatgtattaaaataaacatgtcttataaaataataaaataagtattcaagtataaaaaaaacacatgtaTTATGATAAAGTATATACATCAAATTAACTATGTTGTCTGTAAGTTAGAGGTTGCAGCTGATATTTCAGCTTCAGCTTTAAACTCATTAGTTTCAAATTAAAGCTGAAGTTGATCAAGTCAGTTCAATCAGCTTGATAGCTGAtagtaaaagataataatactccacaaatattttatattaaaaaaacatttaggaaattattcaatgaaaatctaaaatagtgacaaaatttaaacatacatgttaaaaattttaaataaaatttgcaaaaagtttTTGCTCTTTATAAATGTTGTTGTCAGAGCCTAGGCCTAGGACTTGCAATTTTGGGCGACCCAAATTGGATTTTTagagatttgtttaaaaagtggtgcccaaaaatctaattccatttttGATTATCTACATCGTAGAGTTCAAAATTCTTCCGAAAGATGGTTTTATCTGTTTAAATATTGAGTATGAAATCAATCTTGTTGTTGTCATATGTGATGCACAAGCTAGAGCATTTATTAAGTGTTTTAGGGGCACAATGGTTATAACTGATGTAAGCGTTGTGTTCAGAAAGACGAGTGGTATGGCAAGATAATACTCTTACACTTTTCATCAATTTTAAGCACTGATTCAGATTTTTGTCATCAAAAGCATTCTCAACATCTTAGTGGTGTGTTAAATGGAACTAAATTTTGACATGGTGACAAAGTTTCCTTTAGACTTTATGCATCTAGTATGCTTAGGGGTATCCGAAGACTCATCAACTTATGGTTAAATGgcccaaatgttgtaaattgtctCAGATTACAGTCAATACTTTATCTGGCAGATTGTTCCAGATATGTCGttattaaatttagatattAATTAGATGTTAGATAATGGAAAACAactaaacttaaactttttttagtataCACTGGGCCAGTTGTTTAAAGGGGATGGTTTAgccaaaaatctattcaaactttttagtaaTTTCAGTTGCAGTtctaattttataatgttttattttgttgaaaaaatatgctGATTTTGCTTGTCAGTTACTAAGTTATTTTGTGCAGTTATTTGGTGAACTTTACGGTAAGGATCAACTAGTTTACAATGTTTATTCTTTAATACATATAGGAAATGATacagttaaattttaagtacttgatagatgtccctcattcaaatacaaaactttttcagatCAAAAAAGcttgttaattaaaaagaacaaaGGGCTGCTCAAATAAACAAATTGGGTTGCTCCTATTAAAAAGAACAAAGGGTTGCTCTAATAAACATGTATTAGgatatgaatataaaattagtattccTAATTTTGATGGATCAGTAACCATTGCATCGAGactgtttacaatttaaaattatcaattagaatgttttgtttcagttaatgaaggtaataattattttgaaattacaaaaagaaaagtttagttaaaaaggttttaaaaagcaGTCGAATCCTGGGACAAATAGGTTATGTTTGAGGAATTTGCAGCTTTTTAgtcgttatatatatatatatatatatatatatatatatatatatatatatatatatatatatatatatatatatattatatatatatatatttatatatatatattcatatatatatatacatacatatatatatatatatatatatatatatatatatattatatatatatatatttatatatatatatatatttatatgtatatatatttatatatatatataatatatatatatatatatatatatatatatatatatatatatatatatatatatatatatatatataatatatatatatatatatgtatgtatatatatatatatatatttatatatatatatatatatatatatatatatataaatatatatatatacattatatatatatatatatatatatatatatatatatatatatatatatatatatatatatatatatatatatatatatatatatatatatatattcacacacacacacagtggGTTGCATAAATATAGAGTTACTACTTTGTgtgaaatttttgttgtttttacaaCTATCTTTGAAACCAACtaatttatatgattaaaaGCGTATTAAATGTCTTAATTGACTCTTTATCGAATGGTTTATAACTAGAACTTTTTAGGTTAACCAGTCTTGAGTAGTTATTAATTCATTAGAACTAACCTGTATTTCTAATGAAGCAAAAATATAGAGTCAACTAAAATTTAACGACTGAAGTTGAAATATCTCAACAAAATGTTACTTGAGCGATCTAAAAATTGGTTGATTTCTTTCCAACTATATAAGCGttcttgcaaaaataaaatgaaattataatttttatatcttaagtTATTCACATTGGTAATTATTTGGTAAAGTAAAATGACAAAAATGGGCAGATAAGCTGTTTCAGACAAGGTACGATTGCAAATTGTTGGTCTGCTAAAAGATAAGCCAATGAGAAATAGTTGAAATGTGCAATGTTTTGCTTAAATGTGtacaaataatgttaaaaaaccaCTAGCTGCATAATGATGTCAAAGATTTACCAAGGCTTGGTTGGCCTTTAAAGCTAACTTCAAGAGACCAAAGCTATCTCTATTGAAAGGTTAGACAAGACCCTAAAATTTCTTACAGCGAACTTGCTGAAGGGTTCACAAATATGCCTGGTAACATTAGTGTTAGTAGATGGACTGTACGAAGATGCCTAAATAAGTAAGGCTTAAATTGCTATGTCGCTGCTCGAAATTCTTTTTTGTGTGTCTCAAATTGCTTAAAAAGATTGAAGTGGTGTAGAGAAAGACTTCACTGGTCTGTAGAAGACTAGGCGAAGTTATTTTCAGCAACAAATCCAATTTTGAGGTGATAAATTGCAAGTCAAAATTAATCATCAAGAGGCTGGCTGGTGAAAAGTTCaaagaatgttttttgtacCAAGGATACAAGGTGGAGGAGAATTAGTTGGAATATGGGGATGCTTCTCCCATAAAGGAACAGGGTCATACAACATTTACAACAGCAGAATTAACCAGTACAACTACAAAGAGATCCTCAAAAGTAAACTTTTGTCAACAGCCAGAGCTTTTTACGGACGACAACAACAATGGATTTTTCAGCACAATGGCACTACAGCTCACACTGCAATCTTGGTTAAAGAGGGGCTTGATCGGAAAAAACATCACAGTCATGCCTTGGCCAGCTTGTTCTCTGGATCTCAATCCCATcaagaacatttaagtttgaATAGACACTAGATTGGTCAAAGAGAGCTAGAAAAGCTTTGAAAAGAATTCCAAGAAAATTATGCATCCGACTAGTTAAATCTATGCCTAGACGTGTTTGTGAATGTgtgaaagttttttcaaaaataaaaaaatctttaaaaaatttttgaaaatatttttttcttattttgtttataaaaccactgttaataaaattttaaacaatttaaattattaatttttttgtttcctttaaattttcaaaaaacattgaaaaaaagtcatattaaaaatcaactgactcaatatttttgcaacccactatatatatatatatatatatatatatatatatatatatatatatatatatatatatatatatatatatatatatatatatatatatatatatatatatatatatatatatatatatatatatatatatatatatatatatatatatatatatatattattattattattattattattattatttatttattttttttaatttatttactgtacttttaaagttttgagttgcaaataaaatgttataaggagttttaaaagctctttttaataatcaattatgttctctatttaattatatttaaattttagatattttgcttaacatagtaaattttaattataaaaatgagtaAAACAGGCCATACAGGGGGGAGAAATAAAACCGTAGTTGCCAATTTATTTATATCCATGAAACAAGTTAGCAAAATGGAAAGagttaaatgttctttttgctTTGACATTATCTCTAAAAACGGAACTCGAATGACTAAGCATATTGAAAAATGTCGAAAATGTCCTGAAGAAGTAAAAAGTCTATATGCAAATAAATCAGGTCATTGTCAAAAACAGCAAGACTCTTCTGGAGATGCtgaaccaaaaacaaaaaatccacGATCTGATTCTTTCGGAACATCCTCTTCTGAATCAATTTGTAGAAGTAAAACACCATGTTCCGTGTTTGACAGCATGACAAAAACTGAAAAGGTGTGtattttactttgaaattttaagatttatttgaagAATTAACTGATATGGCAACTAGCTTATTAGAAGttcatgatttttaaatttaagatttgtTTCATGATTCACTGATGTACCAGTATGATATTTTCTTTTGCAGGAATTGATTGATACACACCTAGCCAGAGCAATATATGCTAGTGGATCGCTACTCCatatagtagaaaataactATTGGAAAATCTTTTTGAACAAGTTACGTCCTGCTTATAAGCTTCCGTCAAGGCATGAAGTGTGAAATGTGTTATTAGATAATGAATTTTCAAGGATTTCAGCAAATGTTAAAGAAATGGTAGCAACTGCAGATTATCTTGGATTTATGTGTGATGGATGGAGCAATTTAAGGTACagtaacaatttattataatattagttGATGCAATTGAACCTATcttatttagttaataaacaGATCCTATTTGTTTATGTGCTGTTTCTTCTTTACAGAAATTAAGCTATCATAAACTTTGTAATGACATTACCTTCTTCATCACCCATTTTGTGGAAGACATTGCCTACAGGTAAAACCATAATTCTAGTACTGTATACAATGGATTTACTTAACAGACTGGTagacttttaaaatatgcatactattttataattaactttgatattaaatttataacaaacaacACTGAAAACCATTTCAGTAAGCAGAAATAATATATCAGTAAatagatttataatatttatatagcacagtatatataatatatcctAAATTGTTTTGTAGGAACATTAAGCCATTCTGGTGAATATATGGCAAatgaaataaagaaagtttttgaagaaataaatccTAACAAAGTTTTGGGCGTTGTGACTGACAATGCTGCAAATATGAAAAATGCGTGGACTCGTCTAAAAGATTGTTATCCCCATCTTTATTGTTATGGATGCATTTCACATGGTTTAAATTTGCtgttcacatttttttttaaaaattgacaactTTAAGTGTTTTGATGTCACAAGTAACTGATattgttaaagaaataaaaaattctcattTATCTGTTGCATCATTTAGagatatacaataaaaatcagCTGGTGTAGTAACATGCATTTCCTTGAAACTACCTGTACGAACTAGGTAatacaactaaaaatataaatatactgtacattacataaaaaaattgaactatgtaactaattttattatacattcataaaaatagttttcatttagtaatttactttactctaaatttattaaattatcataatttctttgtattttatttaaagttgggGATCAACTGTAGCATGCTTAGATAGCatacaaaaaaataagcaaCCATTAAAAACATTGGCTATTTCTGAAAAGAGTGGACTTAATtcagtaacaaaaaatattcttttatcaGATGTTTTTTGGGACAGGTTTGAAGGTTTTTTCAAATTGCTGTCACCAATAGCTGATGCAATAAAGAAAACTGAATCAAATACTCCCTTGTTATCTACTGTTGTGGAAACTTTTCACTTCTTGGAAGaccacatttttaaaaacttaacagTTAGCCCATTCTCAAAGAAGGAAGAAGAAGAagccaaaaaaatctttaagaaaagaaaagatttttgtttaacaGAAATTCACTTGGCTGCCAATATACTAGATCCCAAATTTCAAGGCAGAGTCTTGACTGGAGAACAAAAGGTATTTACTACacataattcaaatttataattttcaaatttgaaaatactatttaaattaataaagtaattttaaaattattgaaagaaaaatctttttatagatTGATGCATGTGAGACGATACACAAAATTGCCGCAAGTATGCCTGATGTAAACAAAGAAATTATGATGTTTGGCTTGGCTAATTACCAATGAAAGggtgatatattttcaaaaccttttattTGGACTGCAGTTGGAATAACTCAACCCATAAATTGGTGGAAAGGATTGTGTTCCTTTACTGAGCTATCAAAAGTTGCGTCTAGAATTCTTCAGCTACCAGCTTCAAGTGCAGCATGTGAGAGAAGTTTTAGCACTTATTCTAACATTCAAAGTGCGAAAAGAAATCGCTTAACGACTGAAAGGGCTGGAAAACTAGTTTTCatttcacaaaatttaaaacttgaaaatattgaaaacaccAGTTATAAAAATGGTACAAGCATAACTACTCCTCAAATTAATAACGCGAGTGTAAATATATTTCCTAGCACTTCAATGCCTTGGTCAGAGTCTGAAGCAGTTAATATAGAAAGTGACAGTGGCTTTGTTTATGAATCATTAGATGAAGGTAGTCTAGGGCGGGAAGACTCGGACTCAGAAAGCACATCCATTTAGAATatcttttatactttaaatacatGTTAAAATGACTAGATTATTGAgttttttgcttaaatatttatactttt includes:
- the LOC136082045 gene encoding uncharacterized protein LOC136082045, whose product is MTLPSSSPILWKTLPTGTLSHSGEYMANEIKKVFEEINPNKVLGVVTDNAANMKNAWTRLKDCYPHLYCYGCISHEIYNKNQLV